The genomic stretch GTTCCTCAAAGGAATGTTAAAGTAAATTCTTTTCTCAAAATAACAGCCTagtaaattttcttccttttgatgaaTCATTCAACTTTTTAGTGACTGGGAAAGAGCTGCCAGAAAAACCATGGCAGCTCCGAAAATCCTATGTAGTAAACACCTTCCTAAAAGACTGTTTTTAGGAAAAGTGACAGGTTTTACGCAGAGTTTGCTAAAACTTTACCAAGAATGCCTAACTCTGAGCGGAGGCAGAGGTGGGACCGGGGTAGGCCACAGGGACTCTCGGTGGCCTCTCATGTCTCTCTCAGGCTATACCTGGCCTGGGTTTTCAAGGAGCAGTGGAGTCAGTTGTATGGTAGTGACCGCTCTGGGTGGCCGGGATCACCCCTGCCCCTCGCCTGGCCCTCAGTCCTTCGTGCCCCTGGATGCCCCTTTTTGGTGTTAGAGCTGGGGATTGCAAGAGTACCGTCACCTGTCTGTAGATCACCTACAGTAGATCCAGCTGGCAGACACCTGCCTCTGTGAGGGACGAGCCAGCCCGCTGTGTTCCCTCCGTTGTAGGGACTGTCAATCATTCTTCTGTAGAAAATCCTCTCGCTTTTGAAAGGAAGGTGGGTGGGAATGGAAATGTTACTCTGTGTATTTCACTACTCATTGACCGTTTCCCCCCTTTTTCAGTCAGATATGTATAGCTTGGGAGTTATCCTGCTGGAGCTCTTTCAGCCGTTTGGGACAGAAATGGAGCGAGCACATGTTTTAACAGGTTTAAGAACTGGACAGATCCCCGAGTCCCTCAGTAAAAGGTGTCCCGTCCAAGCCAAGTACATCCAGCACTTAACCAGAAAGAACTCATCCCAGAGGCCGTCTGCTGTTCAGCTGCTGCAGAGTGAACTGTTCCAAAATTCTGGAAAtgtatgtatgatttttttaatactggGGGAAATATGAAGCTTAAAATGGAATTTGTTTAAATTGTGAATCCCATTTCACGAAGAGCAGTTGAGCTTAGAATCAGGTTTatggaaacaaaatatttcaacCCATTCTCAGAGTTGCCAGTGGCATACCTGTCAGGTAAGCTAGATGACCACTGCCAACTGTCTGCTCTGAAAAGGGTCACATGGGCTCCAGTTTCGAGCCTCAGATTGCTAAGTCAAAAggttttagttttcctttccaACTATGGTATATGGCCTTTTATGAATTATTGCGAAGTATCTACTAGTAGAAAGGGACACACACCAAAGGATATAGGACAGCAGTGATTCTCAGGGGAGCTGGAGCATCTGTGGCCGAGACCGCCTTACCCAACCTAAGATCTCAGCATCCCAGTGTGCGAGTCTGGTTTTCTGTCCTGTGAGGAGGTCCTGCTCCAGGCAGCtcatccccttcctccttcctgacaTGTCGTTTCAGTGCCAGGTATAAACAGAAACTTTCTAAGACTTAAAAAAGCTTGATTCAAAGAGAAATTCACAGGTTCTCTAGTGCTTTGCTACTCAGAGTGGGTCCTCCGACCAGCGGCATCAGCcttacctgggagcttgttagataCATAGGCTCCGGGGCGCCACCCCAGACCTGCATTGTAGCGAGATCGCCGAGTAATTTATACGCAGCGTTGTGTGGATGCACCGGTTCCAGAGTGCAGTCTCCAGACCAGCAGCATAAAATCACCGTGAATCACCAGAATTCTTagaccctccccttcccccaccgaCCTATTAAAAGAGACATCTGTGGGAGAAGGGgctgctctctgtgcttccacaaACCCTCGAAGCGGTTCTGATGCACACGAGTTGGGGAACCACTTGCAACTGGTTAGTTGATTTGTCTTTTGTTTAAGGCTTATTTCTTTTCAAGTAAAACAGTGAATTTTAGTAGATTGAACGGTAAACAGGTAGGTGTAGTGCTTTTCTCTCAGTCTCTGAAAATAGCAGATGTGGTTGTTGAATTGATATCCTTGTATGGAGAGAATTTTCTAACTCCCCGTGAAGCTAGAGTAGAGACTGTAGTTATTTGTTGTTAATGGTAAGGATTTCTCCTTCTTGTAGAATTGTTTATAGAGTAACCTATGCATACCTGTACAGATAAATTTGCATAGACAGGTGGCCCTCACTTTGCACTTTGTGTAGTGCAGGACTGTGAAAATGACCACGCAGAGCCCACAGCATACAAAAGGAGCTTAAAAATCAATGGGAAAAGTTACAGTTGTTCCatgacctttaaaaatgtttgtcaGAACATTAAAACTCTCTTATTATCAGTTACAGATGTATgcggaaatgaaaaaaattataaaactataattgagaATTAAAGTGTTTCAAGAGTAGCTTGAATAGTGCCCACCTTCATCTTGTCCTGTAACTTAGCACACGGAGTGAGCACCTTTTCTATGCCTTGGTGACTTGTCATACTCCTTGCTAAGTTTGGATCAGTTTCTGGCATTTTACCTTTGGCACTTTTGATGTTATGATCTGTCTCCAGGAGTTCTTTTAATGTGAAGTTTTCTTGGGGACATCTTCACCCTCTTCCTGTTCACGTTGATAAGCTGTCTGCACTCAGTGCGTCTGATGGTGGTGGGATCGGCGTTCCCGCGATCAGCTGCTTCGTCTGTAACACCTTGCGTTTGATACTCACTTCTCGCGTCCTCACTTTTCATTACTTTGCTGTACTTTCATCTTTGTTGGCCAGTTCCCTCTTTCAAAAATGTCACGTGGGCTTATCACTGGGAGACAGGAGGCAGCACAACTCCATACGCTGCCTGTGTGTGAACCGACTAACAGGTGCACGGTGACCAACCACCAGAGCCTTTGAAAGAAGTGATGATTGTTCCTGATGATGATGTGTATGGTGGGTCACAGTGTTTTGTGGACTGAAGCGCTAAGGCAATGAGAGTCACTGTACCTTGGTAACTGACACTTGACCCACGTTGCTGGGTGACGCATAATAAGCTGTGAGAACTGGAATCCACGCATATTGGAACTGTGCAAAGAGAGGCAGCCctgtatatttaaaagtaaaggaaGAAGCCGTTGTAACGGagcttaaaattttctttacagGTTAATCTCACCCTACAGATGAAGATACtagagcaagaaaaagaaattgaagaactAAAGAAGCAGCTAAGTCTCCTCTCTCAAGGCAAAGGGGTTAAGAGAGTGACATGAAAGATGGGGGTGTGCCCATCTAGCCTCAATAGGCTCTATAAATATGAGTGGACTTTTTAAGCTAAATAGTCAACTGGAATGTAAATTTTCAATCTTTATTAGGGTATGGCTGGTATAACTCTAATCGTATTTAGTAAGCCCGTATAAGACTTACTAAAGTGAGGTTGTGAAAGTACCTTTTAAGGCTGGCATTTTGAACCTAAGACTGCTCGAGACGAAACCTGTTCTGTTCTTGCCTTTCTCCTACCCCACACGCTCCTTTTCCTGGACTTCTCACTTTAGTATTACCATCCATCCAGTCTCTGAAAGTGAAAGTGTAGGCCTCATCCTCAGCTGTTCTTTATCTTTTGAACTCTGCCTGTTGACCACCAAGTCCTCCTCTAGGTTCTACTGCAGAGACCTAAGCATGCTCTGGACCCATCGCTGCCCAAGCCCAGGCCCGTGCACTAGCTGCACCGTTCCAGGTTGACAGCTGCTGGCCTTCCTACCCTCCACACTGCGCTGTTCCCACGGGCTCCCTCCTTCCTCACAGACTTGCTTCCCCCCAAGTCTACATTCCTCGAAGGCAGCGATATGATACGTTCATATTTGTACCCCAGTGTGCCTGCCACGTAGCTGGCAATTGTCACGGTATATTGCATACAGTGTTGctggattttaaataaaatgaaaaccacaaattAATTATATGAtgcatttattgatatttaaCCACTGGCCTAAATAAAGACTTTGATTTTAGTACAAGTCCCTTTACCAATAACAGGCACAAAACAGCACCATCCTTAAAATTTAAACCCTTTAAAATCAGTGACTGAGGTTCACTGAAGGAGCTTGAGGGCCGTGTGAAAAGGGGCCAGGTTTTCACAGGCCCTCATCCACTTCTGCACGTTGGCTGGCGCTGTCCCACTGCAGCCCCCTGTCTGCTGGAGAACGGACCACAGCACGACATCCGCCACCGTGAGTTCATTCCCAACGAGCCAGGGGCTCTTCCCGAGAGCAGAGTTCATGGAGCGGAACACAGCGGCTTTTTCTTTACTGCTTCCCTCTTTTAGCTGAAAAATAGCTATATCTACCCAGCTATCTATGAGGGTTAAATTCACAGCATCCTGCTTCTGGCcaaagagagagaacaggaagCGTGCAATGTTCCCTTCTCCTTCGATGGGACACATCGTTTGGACACTGAACTTCATCTGAGTCTTCGGCACTGAAAAGAAATAAGCACTCTGTGAAATGTCAACAAGAGCAGCGCCGCCGGAGGACGTGCTTGTAGAGCGTGGCAAGGGGAGTCCCTGTTAGTCACGAACCGGTGGCAAGGGAAAGTGTATTTTCAAGAAAATCGCAGTTTTAGTCGGCCTCCAAAAGGTTAGTAATATTCAAGAAAGTTTAAACTGCAGGTTTAAACAGTGCAAACTGTAAGTTATAAAGTAACCATTTCTGGTATTAGATGATGACGGTTTTCAAGCTAGAAGGGACCTCAGACTATCTGTTCCAACGCCTGTGCCTAAGGATCTGGGCATAAGGCCTGCAGACGAGGGGTCCCATCTCCCGGGCCAGGACCTCCTGCCGCCCTCACCCTGGCTCTCCACGTGTGGCTGAGGGCAGCAAGGCCTCGATGGATGGACATGAACTCAATTCCCTCTGTAGTAACTTAACCGGGAGAAGCGCACACACCAGTGAGATAATGACTGAATGACATCCTGCCAGCCTTTAATGGCTAACGTCCATTACAAGAGGACGTCGATGTCCCCATAATGATAGGTTTTGGAATGTGAGGGCAAGACGGCCGTGACAGCCGTGACTCCCCTGCCCTGGCTGGTTAGACAGGATTCCCTCGGAGACTGCTCTCAGTCGAGACCTCCACCTTCCCAGAGGAAGGAGAGCACCTCTGGGCCAAGGTGCACCTGCTCCTCTTGGAgcacactcccccaccccccgccaaccCCCCCGCAAGCTCGCAAGCTCTCTGGACTTTGCCGGCAAGCAGCTGCAGACTGCCCCTTTCCCATCCCCCACTGCCTCCCAGTCACCCGGCCCCTCCGCTTACCGTCCTTCCAAATCAGAGTGAAACCCAGCTGGTACTCGTGACGGGGCTGTTGCCTCGTCTGCTCGCCGAAGCACCTGAGGAGGTTTGCCGGCACGCTCTTGAGCGCTGAGTGCGTGTGGACGGTGGACAGGACCTTGTAGTGGTCACAGAGCAGCCGGTGCAGCACGAGCAGGGAGAGGGGTGGCGAGGCGGGGTTGGCGTTGATCACGATGTCCTTCAGTGCCCCGTAATCCTGGGGAGCAAACCCCAACAGGGCAGATGACACCAACAGCAACCTGAGTGCCGACACTGTACCAGGTGCTGTGCTTAGAACCCCACCAGGCTTCTCTAAAGAATCGTCACCTCTCGGGAAGAAGGAACTAATGTCACCCCACCTGCAGCCAAGGCTGCGAGTGCTGGGGATGGAAGGAAGCTACCAAGGGGGCTCGGCTCGGTAGGAAGCAGGGGATGGCAGCCGACTCCAACCCTCCACCCCTGCAGTGCTGCTCCCGATAAATAACAGGTGACTCTACTCAAATTAGCGCAACGTGTTAGGATTGACACCTCTATTTGtccctaagttaaaaaaaaaatcacacgtGTAATTACTCCATTTACTAAATCTTTCTAATGCCCAACAGGATATAGTTTCTACAGCAATTTGTTTGAGTTACGTGTCAGTGAAGAACCCCTTGGAAAAGGGTCTTTGCtcagggagatttttaaaaactaggtgTGAGTTAAAGTGCCAAAACacactgcctttttattttattttgcttttaaaatgtattttattgaagtatagttgatctgcAACACGCACTGCCTTTAGATGCGGACTATCTTATTTCTGTACATCCGCTCTTCATAACTAATGAACTCATATGATACAACAGAGGCCAAACTCTGTGGCTTTCTGTCCACAGCCGGCCACAATCTGGCCTCTGGTCTTGCACTCCTGACCGATGCCCTTCATGTGGACCTATGCTGGATGCTCTGCATTTCTCTGAACATAGCGTGTTACTTGATGCTGTGCCTTCTGCGGTATCAAGATTTATCTGAAGCACCGTGTGCTCTGGGAGGCCCCCCGGCATGCTGGGACACCCGGCGCAGCTGTCTTACCGACTCATCCCCTATGCAGACTGGCGCCCTGGGGGACTGGCTGAGTGGGGTCTCATGGGCCCCCGGTGCATGCAAACACGAACTGGGGGATGAAGGGATACATGAGTGCAGAGGGACGGACGTTACCAAAAACAGCTCTGGGGGAGACATGGCAGTGCTGCCTCCGCTTGTTAGGTCTTTAAGCAGGACCGTTTTCTATCACCAATTCCAGGGGAGGGTGCTAGCAGGGATTCTCGGGACGCACCCTCTTGCACCCACTTGTAACAAGACATTCTTTCTTTGCGTATCAGATTGTCCTCTAAATCAACTGAAGCCTGTAGACTGACATTAAAGGCGGCTGATGCAACTGAATTTTAACACAGCAAACTGAATTTAAGCAAAATATGTCTGAGTTATGAGACTGTGACTGGCTTTTAGCAACAAATTGCAAAAGGATCGGTGGGATTTTTGCGCCTGGACAGCCAAGGCTCTGAAATTCAGGCCACTCTCAAAGAGTCAGGGTTGACTCGGCTGAACCTCAGAGAAGCACCGAGTGAACGACCATTTCTCCAGGGCTCGGAGTCTGCCGGGAGCTGCCCCGAGTGGCAGGAAGCAGGGACTCTTGACTCCCTCTTCTGCCTAAGGATCGCCCCCGTTCTCCACCGGGTCTGAGAAATCCAGAAGCTGCATTAGAGCCTGCCTGGCTTCACTCAAAGCTCATGAATCTGTTCTGTGCAAAGGCACAATCAGAGGAGGAATGTGCTTTTTGCACCACCTTTGAAAACTCGAAAACCAAGGCTTTAATCACACCGGCACAATTTTCCAGCACTAACATCCACCTAGCACGCTGATGTTCTTTATCCTTCTAGATGCACTTACCTTTCCAAGCACGGAATTTAAGTCCAATGCACCAGTCGATAAAGCAGCAGGCTCGTCAGCTTGGATTATGTTGGTTACATCCAAGTCCGCATCTGGTGTCTGAATCATCTTGGAGAGACCATCGACCGCAGCTTTCAATTCATACAGACGTTTTAAAATATCATCTTGGCGGGACTCAAGAGCTTGAAGAGATGGGTCCGACTCTTCCTAAACAGACCAACATCAAAACGTTCACTTCCTCTCACATCAAAGCAGTCTGTTTGATCACTTGTCTTCCACTTAGTTcgaacctcccacctttcagaaGACATTACAATGAGGTAGCAGAATCATCTCATTTGCCCCAGTCCAATAGGTCCTGCAAATCAATCCCCAAATGCTATAAAACAAATAATGTTGTGCCTGAAAGCCACTTTGAAATTGTGGGACTCCTATTTCAGGTGATTTAGTCTTTAAGAACAGAGAATGAGAGAAGACGAACACAAATTGTTCTTTCTATCAAACTAGTTCAAAATACTTTGcgtaaatgaatagaaaaagatTGGGGGTGGCGATGAGGATGTAATCAACCATTTATACTAATCGAAGGAAAAAGGGAGCACACAGGTTAAAAAAACAGTGTCCTTAAGCTTGGAAGTATgtccggggtgggggggtcaAATGATCCATTCCCCAAATCATTTTCTAGGCAATACTGGCACTCACATTATCTTAGAATCATCTAGAACTTTTTCACTGCTGAAATGTATTACTTCATAAAGAGGGAATATTCACATCCTTCATTCACTGAATCTTTGCATCTTTCTTGCCTGGTACAGTGGATTAGTACACCATAAGTAACTAacaatattgggttggccaaaaagttcgtctgggtttttccataacgggactttttggccaacccaatatttgctGAGAAATAAATCTCAAATCTCTACAGACttactttattaattaattaattaattaattaattaaatttatttatttttggctgcgttgggtcttcgttgctgtgcgcgggctttctctagttgcggcgagcagaggctactcctCGCcatggtacatgggcttctcactgcggtggcttctcttgttgtggagcaagggctccaggtgcgtgggcttcagtagttgtggcacacaggctcagcagttgtggcgcacaggcctagctgctctgcggcatgtgggatctttctggaccagggctcgaacccgtgttccctgcgttggcaggtggattcttaaccactgcgccaccagggaagtccctaccgacttactttaaaaagcaataacAAGAAACCTCCCAGCAGTCACACTGTGCAACCTATTTTCAGATTCACAAGCTCTCACAAAAGATAATCCATTTGAGTGAAGAGAACAAAGAACACGTTAAGCGTGAGTAAGACACTCATGACTAGACAAAAGGGTCAATAGGCAATGACCTTGAGTTTATTATAAACATGCACTCGTGGCCTTCCCACGcacccgcaacgaagagtagcccccgctcgctgcaactagagaaagctcgcgtgcagcaacgaagacccaatgcagccaaaaataaattaaataaataaatttattttaaaaaataataaaaaataaacatgcactCATGATACAATGTGAGTGTTGGAAGAGTGCCTGCTCACATTTGTATGCTGGTGAGTTTAAGGAACATTTTGTTTCTCCCCTTGTCACTCACAACACCGCCCTCTTCGCAGAGCCAATTCCTCACCAGCGGCTGTCAATTTTCTGGAATCCAATGACTTGTAAGTGTGCCACCATGGTCAATGCCTGAGTCCAAGACACCATTTTTCCCCTGGCCTACTTCCACTGGTCACCTTGCATCCATTCTGGTCCACCCCTCCAACCCACCCATCCCTACGATGGCAGCCAGAAATCAAAACAACCTCTTAGGCTAAAAAGCCTAACCCGGATTGATAAATAGCTTGTATGAATGGTTCTCTGGTTACCTCCTCTCCCATCATTCCCCCCACTGCTCTGGGCTCTGGCCATGCTGTTCTTTGGATCCTAAAACACACAGG from Balaenoptera acutorostrata chromosome 15, mBalAcu1.1, whole genome shotgun sequence encodes the following:
- the AIMP2 gene encoding aminoacyl tRNA synthase complex-interacting multifunctional protein 2 isoform X1, with the protein product MPMYQVKPYHEGSGSLRVELPTCMYRLPNVHGRIGSPAPAASHVQEESDPSLQALESRQDDILKRLYELKAAVDGLSKMIQTPDADLDVTNIIQADEPAALSTGALDLNSVLGKDYGALKDIVINANPASPPLSLLVLHRLLCDHYKVLSTVHTHSALKSVPANLLRCFGEQTRQQPRHEYQLGFTLIWKDVPKTQMKFSVQTMCPIEGEGNIARFLFSLFGQKQDAVNLTLIDSWVDIAIFQLKEGSSKEKAAVFRSMNSALGKSPWLVGNELTVADVVLWSVLQQTGGCSGTAPANVQKWMRACENLAPFHTALKLLQ
- the AIMP2 gene encoding aminoacyl tRNA synthase complex-interacting multifunctional protein 2 isoform X2, with product MPMYQEESDPSLQALESRQDDILKRLYELKAAVDGLSKMIQTPDADLDVTNIIQADEPAALSTGALDLNSVLGKDYGALKDIVINANPASPPLSLLVLHRLLCDHYKVLSTVHTHSALKSVPANLLRCFGEQTRQQPRHEYQLGFTLIWKDVPKTQMKFSVQTMCPIEGEGNIARFLFSLFGQKQDAVNLTLIDSWVDIAIFQLKEGSSKEKAAVFRSMNSALGKSPWLVGNELTVADVVLWSVLQQTGGCSGTAPANVQKWMRACENLAPFHTALKLLQ